A genomic segment from Planctomycetaceae bacterium encodes:
- a CDS encoding sulfatase, with the protein MHKATGTVAPSSMGILPMSSTGVSPVQGCVARASRPCRNQEHGRDARATADAHATLNRRAFLKTLGAGAAALALPRLLLGQGETDRPPNVIVIFTDDQGYQDLGCFGSKNIRTPNIDRMAAEGMKFTDFYCAAPVCSPSRAALLTGCYPPRVNINAVLFPASDTGLSEKEITIADILKKRGYATACIGKWHLGHHAPFLPTRHGFDEYFGLPYSNDMKPLPLMDGEKTIEHGPDQSQLTRRYTERAMEFIKKNKDRPFFIYLPHTMPHVPLAVSEKFKGKSKRGLYGDVIEEIDWSTGEILKTLKEQGLDERTLVIFTSDNGPWLIKKDKGGSADPLFQGKTTTYEGGMREPCVMRWPGRIPAGAVCSEVAATIDLLPTIAALAGGAAPADRVIDGKNIAPLMLGKAGAASPHEAFYYYNQGKLEAVRAGKWKLRIGPAWRKERDSRIITQLFDLEKDVGELHDVSADHPDIVARLKGVMQAFDEKMRREARPCGRVPASAAQPASKH; encoded by the coding sequence ATGCATAAAGCAACAGGCACGGTCGCGCCCAGTAGCATGGGCATCTTGCCCATGAGTAGCACGGGCGTCTCGCCCGTGCAGGGTTGTGTGGCACGGGCGTCTCGCCCGTGCAGAAACCAAGAGCATGGGCGGGACGCCCGTGCTACGGCTGACGCCCACGCCACATTAAATCGCCGCGCGTTCTTGAAGACTCTCGGCGCAGGCGCGGCGGCGCTGGCGTTGCCGCGGCTGCTGCTGGGCCAGGGCGAGACCGATCGCCCGCCCAACGTCATCGTCATCTTCACCGACGACCAGGGCTATCAGGACCTGGGCTGTTTCGGCAGCAAGAACATCCGCACGCCCAACATCGACCGCATGGCGGCCGAGGGCATGAAGTTTACCGACTTCTACTGCGCCGCCCCGGTCTGCTCGCCCTCGCGCGCGGCGTTGCTGACGGGGTGCTATCCGCCGCGGGTGAACATCAACGCGGTGCTCTTTCCCGCCAGCGACACCGGTCTGAGCGAGAAAGAAATCACCATCGCCGACATCCTCAAGAAACGCGGCTACGCCACGGCGTGCATCGGCAAGTGGCACCTGGGGCACCACGCGCCGTTCCTGCCGACGCGCCACGGGTTCGACGAGTACTTCGGCCTGCCCTACAGCAACGACATGAAGCCGCTGCCGCTGATGGACGGCGAAAAGACCATCGAGCACGGCCCCGACCAGAGCCAGCTCACCCGCCGCTACACCGAGCGGGCCATGGAGTTCATCAAGAAGAATAAGGACCGCCCGTTCTTCATCTACCTGCCCCACACCATGCCGCACGTGCCGCTGGCGGTGTCGGAAAAGTTCAAGGGCAAGAGCAAGCGAGGGCTCTACGGCGACGTGATTGAAGAGATCGACTGGTCAACCGGCGAGATCCTCAAGACGCTCAAGGAGCAGGGCCTCGACGAGCGGACGCTGGTGATCTTCACCAGCGACAACGGCCCGTGGCTGATCAAGAAAGACAAGGGCGGCTCGGCCGACCCGCTCTTCCAGGGCAAGACCACCACCTACGAAGGCGGCATGCGCGAACCGTGCGTGATGCGCTGGCCGGGGCGCATCCCCGCCGGGGCGGTCTGCTCGGAGGTCGCCGCCACCATCGACCTGCTGCCGACGATCGCCGCGCTGGCCGGCGGCGCCGCCCCGGCAGACCGCGTCATCGACGGCAAGAACATCGCCCCGCTCATGCTGGGCAAAGCCGGCGCCGCCTCGCCGCACGAGGCCTTCTACTACTATAATCAGGGCAAGCTCGAAGCCGTGCGGGCGGGCAAATGGAAGCTCCGCATCGGCCCGGCGTGGCGAAAGGAACGCGACTCGCGCATCATCACGCAGCTCTTCGATCTGGAAAAGGACGTCGGCGAACTGCACGATGTCTCGGCGGATCATCCGGACATCGTCGCCAGGCTCAAGGGCGTAATGCAGGCATTCGACGAAAAGATGCGCCGCGAGGCGCGACCTTGCGGGCGGGTGCCCGCCTCTGCCGCGCAACCCGCGAGCAAACACTAA
- the miaB gene encoding tRNA (N6-isopentenyl adenosine(37)-C2)-methylthiotransferase MiaB produces the protein MKIYLETMGCQMNRLDSELVLGLLRAAGHEAVDGPAGADVVLYNTCSVRDHAEGKVLSRVGEDLLKRRDGRPIVGVLGCMAQRWGRRLQKRFAALDIVCAPGQLAHLPAMIDAAAAGKPACRLDPARIGKDDQSEPADYDALDLSRGAGAVPAGPSAMVRVMHGCDRFCTYCIVPYVRGPQQSRNWRDIVAETQKLVDGGVSEVTLLGQTVNSYRWSEGGASVAFSDLLAKVSAVGGVKRLRFVTSHPVEFGDDILQAMRDLPNLCPYIHCPAQSGSDAMLAAMNRHYTRAQYDDLIDRARAIVPEVVLAGDFIVGFPGESEADHEASADLIRRCRYKNCFVFKYSPRPGTAAAKRLTDDVPEAVKRRRNNELLAVQEQIGQAHHQAYVGKTVEVLVTAQAPRADKQPTPPPPGQTQLTARTTGDHIVVFFGRSDLIGTYQQARVVRADNLTLFAELA, from the coding sequence GTGAAGATTTACCTGGAAACCATGGGCTGCCAGATGAACCGGCTCGATAGCGAGCTGGTGCTGGGGCTGCTGCGCGCGGCGGGGCATGAGGCGGTGGACGGGCCGGCCGGGGCCGACGTGGTGCTGTACAACACCTGCTCGGTGCGCGATCACGCCGAGGGCAAGGTGCTCTCGCGCGTGGGTGAGGACCTGCTCAAGCGGCGCGACGGGCGGCCGATCGTCGGCGTGCTGGGCTGCATGGCGCAGCGCTGGGGGCGGCGGCTTCAGAAGCGATTCGCCGCGCTGGACATTGTCTGTGCGCCGGGGCAGCTCGCGCACCTGCCCGCGATGATAGACGCAGCCGCCGCGGGCAAGCCCGCCTGCCGGCTGGACCCCGCGCGCATCGGCAAGGACGACCAGAGCGAACCGGCCGATTACGACGCATTGGATCTCTCGCGCGGCGCTGGCGCTGTGCCGGCGGGGCCTTCGGCCATGGTGCGCGTCATGCACGGGTGCGACCGGTTCTGCACGTACTGCATCGTGCCGTACGTGCGCGGGCCTCAGCAGAGCCGCAACTGGCGCGACATCGTGGCCGAGACGCAAAAGCTCGTCGACGGCGGCGTCAGCGAGGTTACGCTGCTGGGCCAGACGGTCAACTCGTATCGCTGGAGCGAAGGCGGCGCGAGCGTGGCGTTCAGCGACCTGCTGGCCAAGGTGTCGGCCGTGGGCGGGGTCAAGCGGCTGCGGTTCGTCACCAGCCACCCTGTCGAGTTCGGCGACGACATCCTGCAGGCCATGCGCGACCTGCCGAATCTCTGCCCATACATTCACTGCCCCGCCCAGAGCGGCTCGGACGCGATGCTGGCGGCCATGAACCGCCACTACACGCGGGCGCAGTACGACGACCTGATCGACCGGGCACGGGCCATCGTGCCTGAGGTGGTGCTGGCGGGCGATTTCATCGTGGGCTTCCCCGGCGAGAGCGAGGCCGACCACGAGGCCTCGGCCGACCTGATCCGCCGCTGCCGGTATAAGAACTGCTTTGTCTTCAAATACTCCCCCCGTCCCGGCACGGCCGCCGCCAAGCGTCTGACCGACGACGTGCCCGAGGCCGTCAAACGCCGCCGCAACAACGAGCTGCTAGCCGTGCAGGAGCAGATCGGCCAGGCGCATCATCAGGCCTACGTCGGCAAAACCGTTGAGGTGCTCGTGACCGCCCAGGCCCCCCGCGCCGACAAGCAGCCCACCCCGCCTCCGCCCGGCCAGACGCAACTGACCGCCCGCACAACCGGCGACCACATCGTAGTCTTCTTCGGCCGCAGCGACTTGATCGGCACCTATCAGCAAGCCCGCGTGGTCCGGGCCGACAATCTGACGCTCTTCGCTGAGTTGGCGTAG
- a CDS encoding nucleotidyltransferase domain-containing protein encodes MIAPETLNQIKKALESAFAGRLKGVILYGSEARGQAGPDSDLDVLALLRESSDYGEDLQKCINALYDLSIRLGRRISAKPVDIKEYETLDCPLYRAAHRDGVAA; translated from the coding sequence ATGATCGCCCCGGAAACGCTTAACCAGATCAAGAAAGCCCTCGAATCTGCTTTTGCCGGCAGATTGAAGGGAGTAATCCTGTACGGTTCCGAAGCCCGTGGGCAAGCCGGCCCCGACAGCGATCTTGACGTCCTGGCTCTTTTGAGAGAATCCAGTGATTACGGGGAAGACCTGCAGAAATGTATTAATGCACTATATGATTTGTCCATTCGTCTCGGGCGCCGCATCAGCGCCAAGCCCGTCGATATAAAAGAATACGAAACGCTCGACTGCCCCCTGTATCGCGCGGCTCATAGAGATGGAGTGGCGGCATGA
- the truD gene encoding tRNA pseudouridine(13) synthase TruD, which translates to MILPYLTPDLAGIGGRIRSRIEDFRVDEIPLYAASGEGTHLYFRIEKRGIPTPAAVERLARYMKVKPHDIGLAGLKDAQAVATQWLSLEHADAAKLAAFADANIRVLEVSRHGNKLRPGHLRGNRFAIRIRGAATEAPGAAEAVLDVLQRRGAPNYFGPQRFGARADTALLGRALVAGDLDAFVKLLLGAPADDDPPDCRAARAEFDAGNYDKALSHWPRHYSEQRRALSAFMKKRRPADALRSVDKRMKRLYVSALQSELFNAVLARRIDSLDRLWTGDMAQKTASGAVFYVEDAAAEQPRADAFEISPTGPIVGYRGSMATGSAGEIEQAVLTESGLAGQDFRALGPLKAKGGRRPLRFPLGEPSLSAGTDDAGEFVELRFTAPSGCYATVVLREIMKQDCR; encoded by the coding sequence ATGATCCTTCCATACCTCACCCCGGACCTTGCTGGAATCGGCGGGCGCATTCGCTCGCGGATCGAAGATTTTCGCGTTGACGAGATTCCCCTCTACGCCGCCAGCGGCGAGGGAACGCACCTCTACTTCCGCATCGAAAAACGCGGCATCCCGACGCCGGCGGCCGTCGAACGCCTCGCCCGCTACATGAAGGTCAAGCCTCACGACATCGGTCTGGCCGGTCTCAAAGACGCCCAGGCGGTGGCCACGCAGTGGCTCAGCCTCGAACACGCCGACGCGGCAAAGCTGGCGGCGTTTGCCGACGCGAACATTCGCGTGCTGGAGGTGTCGCGGCACGGCAACAAGCTGCGCCCCGGCCACCTGCGGGGCAACCGCTTCGCCATCCGCATCCGCGGCGCCGCCACTGAGGCGCCGGGCGCCGCCGAGGCTGTTCTGGACGTACTGCAGCGCCGCGGGGCGCCGAACTACTTCGGGCCTCAGCGATTCGGCGCACGCGCGGATACCGCCTTGCTCGGCAGGGCGCTGGTGGCGGGTGATCTCGACGCATTCGTGAAGCTGCTGCTGGGAGCGCCGGCCGACGACGACCCGCCCGACTGCCGCGCCGCCCGGGCTGAGTTCGACGCCGGGAACTATGACAAGGCGCTGTCGCACTGGCCGCGGCATTACAGCGAGCAGCGCCGGGCGCTGTCGGCGTTCATGAAGAAGCGCCGCCCCGCCGACGCTCTGCGCAGCGTGGACAAGCGCATGAAACGGCTGTACGTCTCGGCCCTGCAGAGCGAACTGTTCAACGCCGTCCTGGCGCGGCGCATCGACAGCCTCGACCGCCTCTGGACCGGCGACATGGCCCAGAAGACCGCTTCGGGCGCGGTTTTCTATGTCGAGGACGCCGCGGCAGAACAGCCGCGGGCCGATGCCTTCGAGATCAGCCCCACCGGCCCTATCGTCGGTTATCGCGGCAGCATGGCTACGGGTTCCGCCGGCGAGATCGAGCAGGCCGTGCTGACCGAGTCCGGTCTGGCCGGGCAGGATTTCCGCGCCCTGGGACCGCTCAAGGCCAAGGGCGGCCGCCGCCCGCTGCGGTTCCCGCTGGGCGAGCCCTCGCTGTCGGCCGGCACCGACGACGCGGGCGAGTTTGTCGAGCTGCGCTTCACCGCCCCCAGCGGCTGCTACGCCACCGTCGTCCTGCGGGAGATCATGAAGCAGGACTGCCGATGA
- a CDS encoding aldo/keto reductase has translation MLYRRLGRTNLQVSELSYGAARGATENPRQFIAITRACIEAGVNFIDTAGGYGGGDCERVLGEALTGHDDVLVETKYCPYDSYAVGAKYVGTPAALVASAEQSLRRLRRDRLDVLLGHGMRTVESFERFMADGCYDAMLKLHDQGKVRFIGISELSEGDGTHEVLKRAVPTGAFDVVMLTINFLLQTAAESVIPLCLKHDVGMVVMMPLNQASKESGLVSVPAALECVRRHIAEGNLPARPPYTDASLFDFLKPYSIPEAALRYVLAHEISTCCVGMQTQARLQENLQAIAPPYLDSPRMQRLVQLFGGIQKQMR, from the coding sequence ATGCTCTATCGCCGGTTGGGACGGACGAACCTGCAGGTTTCGGAACTCAGCTACGGCGCCGCGCGTGGGGCGACGGAGAACCCTCGGCAATTCATCGCGATCACCCGCGCCTGCATCGAGGCGGGGGTCAACTTTATCGACACGGCCGGCGGCTACGGCGGCGGCGACTGCGAGCGGGTGCTGGGCGAGGCGCTGACCGGTCACGACGACGTACTCGTCGAGACCAAGTACTGCCCCTACGACAGCTATGCCGTCGGGGCCAAATACGTCGGGACGCCGGCGGCGCTTGTCGCCTCGGCCGAGCAGAGCCTGCGCCGCCTGCGCCGCGACCGGCTGGACGTTCTGCTCGGCCATGGCATGCGGACGGTCGAGAGCTTCGAGCGGTTCATGGCCGACGGCTGCTATGACGCCATGCTCAAGCTGCACGACCAGGGCAAGGTGCGTTTCATCGGCATCAGCGAACTGTCCGAAGGCGACGGCACGCACGAAGTGCTCAAGCGGGCGGTGCCCACCGGGGCCTTCGACGTGGTGATGCTGACGATCAACTTCCTGCTCCAGACTGCCGCCGAGTCTGTCATCCCGCTGTGCCTCAAGCACGACGTGGGCATGGTGGTGATGATGCCGCTGAATCAAGCCTCAAAAGAATCCGGCCTGGTGAGCGTGCCAGCCGCCCTGGAATGCGTGCGCCGCCACATCGCCGAAGGCAACCTCCCCGCCCGCCCGCCGTACACCGACGCTTCCCTCTTCGATTTCCTCAAGCCCTACTCGATCCCCGAGGCCGCCCTGCGATACGTCCTGGCGCACGAGATCAGCACCTGCTGCGTCGGCATGCAGACGCAGGCCCGCCTGCAAGAGAACCTGCAAGCCATAGCTCCGCCCTATCTGGACAGCCCCCGGATGCAGCGGCTGGTGCAACTCTTCGGCGGCATCCAAAAGCAGATGCGATAG
- a CDS encoding alpha-L-fucosidase, with translation MSKHAPRSSKGATHNSVVRVPDRSQPPSYLKDYAALYARSPHKAAIEWFRHAKRGLFMHYGLYSLLGRHEWVQHREKIRPADYAKLKDRFFARAFDADFITDLALEAGMKYVNLTTRHHDSFCLFETRQTDFNSVNSPARRDLVAELAQQCADKGLGLFLYYSHGRDWKHPHAPNNDEWGSHARPEFDPPERSYATGKHHDLNKYVDFMSAQITELLTQYGPVAGIWLDGYGVPKNPRGAMVARHDPDNGKDLFRVQELYDMIHSLQPQALVSYKWGYLGTEDFFAPEHSGKIHKPRQGKPLEICTTLQGGGWGYVKKSQHHTIIGVRDMLAAARKARANLLLNTGPLPGGSIHKQDVRVLRELGKVI, from the coding sequence ATGAGCAAACACGCCCCGAGAAGCAGCAAGGGTGCCACGCACAACTCCGTTGTGCGTGTCCCCGACCGCTCACAGCCGCCGTCTTACCTGAAGGACTACGCCGCCCTCTATGCGCGCAGCCCGCACAAGGCGGCGATCGAGTGGTTCCGCCACGCCAAACGCGGGCTGTTCATGCACTACGGGCTCTACTCGCTGCTGGGCCGCCACGAGTGGGTGCAGCATCGCGAGAAGATCCGCCCGGCCGACTACGCCAAACTCAAAGACCGCTTCTTCGCCCGCGCCTTCGACGCCGACTTCATCACCGACCTGGCTTTGGAAGCGGGTATGAAGTATGTCAACCTCACCACGCGCCATCACGACAGCTTCTGCCTGTTCGAGACCCGCCAGACCGACTTCAACTCCGTCAACTCCCCCGCCCGGCGGGACCTGGTAGCCGAACTGGCGCAGCAGTGCGCCGACAAGGGGCTGGGCCTGTTCCTGTACTACTCGCACGGCCGCGACTGGAAGCACCCGCACGCTCCGAACAACGACGAGTGGGGCAGCCACGCCCGGCCCGAGTTCGATCCGCCGGAGCGCTCGTACGCCACCGGCAAGCACCACGACCTGAACAAGTACGTCGATTTCATGTCCGCACAGATCACCGAGCTGTTGACGCAGTACGGGCCCGTCGCGGGCATCTGGCTCGACGGCTACGGCGTACCGAAGAACCCGCGCGGGGCGATGGTTGCCCGCCACGACCCCGACAACGGCAAGGACCTCTTCCGCGTGCAGGAACTCTACGACATGATCCACTCCCTGCAGCCGCAGGCCCTGGTCTCGTACAAGTGGGGCTACCTGGGCACCGAAGACTTCTTCGCCCCCGAGCACTCGGGCAAGATCCACAAACCGCGCCAGGGCAAGCCGCTGGAGATCTGCACCACGCTGCAGGGCGGCGGATGGGGCTACGTCAAGAAGTCGCAGCACCACACGATCATCGGCGTGCGGGACATGCTCGCCGCCGCGCGCAAGGCCCGCGCCAATCTCCTGCTCAACACCGGTCCGCTGCCGGGCGGCTCCATCCACAAGCAGGACGTAAGAGTCCTGCGCGAGCTGGGCAAAGTTATATAG
- a CDS encoding flavodoxin family protein, with translation MKILAILGSPRGDKSNTAMLLDAAIASARNAGAEVTRLSLATMKVQPCCGCERCHEIGACGIRDDFAAVRTALDEANGIILASPNYMRGVTAQLKALMDRCSAAVHCQTMTAKYAAAIVTSGGPQSKEVEDFILNFAQAVGCWTVGSASAAAYELHDGAQRPARLQAAADLGKRLVECVANRTIFPEQAAGRRAFAQRMRELVTSRREDWAYEYKYWQAMGPA, from the coding sequence ATGAAAATTCTCGCGATCCTCGGCAGCCCCCGCGGCGACAAGAGCAACACGGCCATGCTCCTCGATGCCGCCATCGCCTCGGCCCGAAACGCCGGCGCCGAAGTCACCCGCCTGTCCCTGGCGACGATGAAGGTGCAGCCCTGCTGCGGCTGCGAACGCTGCCACGAGATCGGGGCGTGCGGAATCCGCGACGATTTCGCCGCCGTGCGAACGGCCCTCGACGAGGCCAACGGCATCATTCTGGCCAGTCCCAACTACATGCGCGGCGTCACCGCGCAGCTCAAGGCCCTGATGGACCGCTGCAGCGCGGCCGTCCACTGCCAGACCATGACCGCCAAGTACGCCGCCGCCATCGTCACCAGCGGCGGGCCCCAGAGCAAGGAAGTCGAGGACTTTATCCTCAACTTCGCCCAGGCGGTGGGGTGCTGGACGGTCGGCAGCGCCTCGGCCGCCGCTTACGAGCTTCACGACGGCGCCCAGCGCCCCGCTCGCCTGCAGGCGGCGGCGGACCTGGGCAAGCGCCTCGTCGAGTGCGTGGCCAATCGCACGATTTTCCCCGAGCAGGCCGCCGGGCGCCGGGCCTTCGCCCAGCGCATGCGCGAGCTGGTGACCTCCCGCCGCGAAGACTGGGCCTACGAGTACAAGTACTGGCAGGCGATGGGTCCGGCGTAA
- a CDS encoding rubrerythrin family protein, producing MLTDKNLKDAFAGESQASRRYIAFARKADIEGLPNVARLFRAAAEAESVHALAHLDAAGEVGSTAANLKAAIKGEGFEFEEMYPKFVGQAKDEENAAAARSFENALLAEEIHHGLYSEALRAVEQGKDLPTQDTFVCRTCGNTGWGQAPDKCPVCGSKSERFFKVL from the coding sequence ATGCTGACAGACAAGAACCTCAAAGACGCCTTCGCCGGCGAGAGCCAGGCCAGCCGCCGCTACATCGCTTTCGCCCGCAAGGCCGATATCGAAGGGCTGCCCAACGTCGCCCGCCTGTTCCGGGCGGCCGCCGAGGCCGAAAGCGTCCACGCCCTGGCCCATCTCGACGCCGCCGGCGAGGTCGGCTCGACCGCGGCGAACCTCAAAGCCGCCATCAAGGGCGAAGGGTTCGAGTTCGAGGAGATGTACCCCAAGTTCGTCGGACAGGCGAAAGATGAAGAAAACGCCGCCGCCGCCCGTTCGTTCGAGAACGCGCTGCTGGCCGAGGAAATCCACCACGGTCTCTACAGCGAAGCCCTCCGGGCCGTCGAACAGGGCAAAGATCTTCCGACCCAGGACACCTTCGTCTGCCGCACCTGCGGAAACACCGGCTGGGGTCAGGCGCCCGACAAGTGCCCCGTGTGCGGGTCCAAGAGCGAACGGTTCTTCAAGGTCCTGTGA
- a CDS encoding PqqD family protein produces MIFASKSKRLPSHAGTAPFLRTVPRLNASLDVERRSSGKVVVEVPMEKPWYMVPPVTWVLPIPNGRRIELDALGAGVLDLCDGRRSVEKIIELFASGHKLTFREAQLSVTQFLRQLTRRGIVVLVGLKEDTDKP; encoded by the coding sequence ATGATATTCGCCAGCAAGAGCAAACGGCTGCCCAGCCACGCGGGGACTGCGCCGTTCCTGCGCACGGTGCCGCGGTTGAACGCGTCTCTGGACGTGGAGCGGCGCTCCAGCGGCAAGGTCGTGGTGGAGGTTCCGATGGAGAAACCGTGGTACATGGTTCCTCCGGTGACGTGGGTTCTGCCGATCCCCAACGGGCGGCGGATCGAGCTCGACGCCCTGGGCGCCGGCGTGCTGGACCTCTGCGACGGGCGGCGCAGCGTGGAAAAGATCATTGAATTATTTGCCTCCGGCCATAAACTGACGTTTCGCGAAGCCCAGCTTTCGGTGACGCAGTTCCTGCGGCAGCTCACGCGTCGCGGAATCGTTGTCTTGGTCGGGCTCAAAGAGGACACCGATAAGCCATGA
- a CDS encoding sulfatase-like hydrolase/transferase, with the protein MSKRKRPNILFLFTDDQRADTIAALGNRHIFTPNIDRLVKEGTACTSNYIFGGTSGAVCMPSRAMLHSGRTLFHIQDQGQEIPPEHVTLGQCLQAGGYRTFGTGKWHNGPASYARSFSAGERIFFGGMSDHFQVPLNPFDPSGRYPAEAMYHEDKKHSSDLFSESAVNFIRGHDKRQPFFAYVSYTAPHDPRDTHPRFHDMYDADRLPTPENFMPLHPFDNGDMKVRDEMLAGFPRSEQEIHRHLAEYYAMITHIDDRIGQIFKALEETGQWDNTIIVFAGDNGLALGRHGLMGKQNLYEHSVTVPLIFSGPGIPRGQRRTALTNLIDIYPTLCDLAGIEPPETVEGSSLVKVLHDDEASVRDGAMLAYRHLHRGVRHQRWKLIEYVVEGVRTTQLFDLESDPFELNNLAGQSACAAHLKRLRKRLVAWRDDMGDTCSEFWSHYNDA; encoded by the coding sequence ATGAGCAAACGCAAGCGTCCGAACATTCTCTTTCTATTCACCGACGACCAGCGGGCCGACACCATCGCCGCCCTGGGCAACCGCCACATCTTCACGCCCAACATCGACCGCCTCGTCAAGGAAGGCACCGCCTGCACAAGCAACTACATCTTCGGCGGAACCAGCGGCGCCGTCTGCATGCCCAGCCGCGCCATGCTCCACAGCGGCCGCACCCTCTTCCACATCCAGGACCAGGGCCAGGAGATCCCCCCCGAGCATGTCACGCTGGGCCAGTGCCTCCAGGCCGGCGGCTACCGGACCTTCGGCACGGGCAAGTGGCACAACGGTCCGGCCTCGTACGCGCGGAGCTTCTCTGCCGGTGAGCGGATCTTTTTCGGCGGCATGAGCGACCACTTCCAGGTCCCGCTCAACCCGTTCGACCCCTCCGGCCGCTACCCTGCCGAGGCGATGTACCACGAAGACAAGAAGCATTCGAGCGACCTGTTCAGCGAGTCGGCGGTAAACTTCATCCGCGGTCACGACAAGCGGCAGCCGTTTTTCGCGTACGTGTCATACACGGCCCCGCACGACCCGCGCGACACGCACCCGCGGTTCCACGACATGTATGACGCCGACCGCCTTCCGACGCCGGAAAACTTCATGCCGCTGCACCCTTTCGACAACGGCGACATGAAAGTGCGCGACGAGATGCTGGCGGGCTTCCCGCGCAGCGAGCAGGAGATTCACCGTCATCTGGCCGAATACTACGCGATGATCACGCATATCGATGACCGCATCGGGCAGATCTTCAAGGCCCTGGAAGAGACCGGCCAGTGGGATAACACGATCATCGTCTTCGCCGGCGACAACGGGTTGGCGCTGGGTCGCCACGGGCTGATGGGCAAGCAGAACCTTTACGAGCACTCGGTGACGGTGCCGCTGATCTTTTCGGGCCCGGGCATTCCCCGCGGGCAGCGGCGAACTGCGCTGACCAACCTGATCGACATTTATCCCACGCTGTGCGATCTGGCGGGGATCGAACCGCCCGAAACGGTTGAAGGCTCGAGCCTCGTCAAGGTGCTCCATGACGACGAGGCCTCCGTGCGCGACGGGGCCATGCTGGCGTACCGCCACCTGCATCGCGGCGTGCGCCACCAGCGATGGAAACTCATCGAATACGTCGTCGAGGGCGTGCGCACCACGCAGCTCTTCGACCTCGAGAGCGACCCCTTCGAGCTGAACAACCTCGCCGGCCAAAGCGCCTGCGCCGCTCACCTCAAACGCCTGCGCAAGCGCCTCGTGGCCTGGCGCGACGACATGGGCGACACCTGCAGCGAATTCTGGAGCCACTACAACGATGCATAA
- a CDS encoding alpha/beta hydrolase, with the protein MIMRWALILAAAAAWGCNSQPYMTAARQELGLVIVLSGIEGRSVLTDDIARGLNKGGVEYAITVHPWTSDWGGPLYNLRAQERNRRQAEKLAARIEEYQMDHPDRPVFLVGHSGGSAIAVWTAESLSPSRQVEGIVLIAPALSPAYPLDMALVHSRRGIVNFYSELDMLLGVGTAVAGTMDGRYTSSAGAVGFRSSPGEEGMAYENLFEIGWRREMALTGNIGGHLSSTTTYFVSTYVAPLITAPGWNQTLMDDLVRRRLPQPPP; encoded by the coding sequence ATGATCATGCGATGGGCGCTCATATTGGCCGCGGCTGCAGCCTGGGGCTGCAACTCCCAACCGTACATGACGGCGGCGCGGCAGGAACTGGGCCTGGTGATCGTGCTGTCGGGCATCGAGGGGCGCAGCGTCCTGACTGACGACATCGCCCGCGGGCTCAACAAGGGCGGCGTCGAGTACGCCATCACCGTCCACCCCTGGACCAGCGACTGGGGCGGACCGCTCTATAACCTCCGCGCCCAGGAACGCAACCGCCGCCAGGCGGAAAAACTCGCCGCCCGCATCGAAGAATATCAAATGGACCATCCCGACCGCCCGGTCTTTCTCGTCGGGCACAGCGGCGGTTCGGCCATCGCCGTCTGGACGGCGGAGTCGCTCAGCCCCAGCCGCCAGGTCGAGGGCATCGTGCTGATCGCCCCGGCCCTGTCGCCGGCATATCCGCTGGACATGGCCCTGGTGCATAGCCGCCGCGGCATCGTCAACTTCTATAGTGAACTGGACATGCTGCTGGGCGTCGGGACGGCGGTGGCGGGCACCATGGACGGCCGCTACACATCCTCGGCCGGGGCGGTGGGCTTCAGGTCAAGCCCGGGCGAAGAAGGGATGGCATACGAGAACCTCTTCGAGATCGGCTGGCGGCGGGAGATGGCCTTGACGGGCAACATCGGCGGGCACTTGTCCAGCACCACCACGTACTTCGTCAGCACGTATGTGGCCCCGCTGATCACCGCCCCAGGGTGGAACCAGACCTTGATGGACGACCTGGTTCGCCGCCGCCTGCCCCAGCCTCCCCCGTAG